A window of the Cytophagaceae bacterium genome harbors these coding sequences:
- a CDS encoding PIN domain-containing protein — protein MKKIYLDTNIIIDLLIERVPFSKYAIQIFKKAEEQSIVLYTSSHSIATTHYILKKYIDEKKLREILNDLIDLVNIVPVDLEILRSGLNSKYKDFEDSIQIYCANNIKDISFIVTRNIKDFKDSEITALPPEQAIEFI, from the coding sequence ATGAAAAAAATCTATCTTGATACCAACATTATAATTGATTTATTAATTGAAAGAGTACCTTTTAGTAAATACGCTATTCAAATTTTCAAAAAAGCAGAAGAACAATCAATAGTTTTATACACTTCTTCCCATTCTATTGCAACAACACACTATATTCTGAAAAAATATATCGATGAAAAAAAATTACGTGAAATTCTCAATGACTTAATAGATTTAGTTAATATAGTACCAGTTGATTTAGAGATTTTAAGAAGTGGGCTAAATTCAAAGTACAAAGATTTTGAAGATTCAATTCAGATATATTGTGCAAATAATATTAAAGACATAAGTTTTATAGTTACCAGAAATATAAAAGATTTTAAAGATTCGGAAATAACAGCACTACCTCCGGAACAAGCAATTGAATTCATTTAA